The proteins below come from a single Vanacampus margaritifer isolate UIUO_Vmar chromosome 10, RoL_Vmar_1.0, whole genome shotgun sequence genomic window:
- the guf1 gene encoding translation factor GUF1, mitochondrial isoform X3, translating into MIVSVFHRWCGTPLPRCVFLFKMCRRKMLNYSTSYSVLRRCWMKRLPVFSNNFKQQFSNLSTQSDKEVIDLSKFPVDRIRNFCIIAHIDHGKSTLADRLLEMTGAIAKTDKNKQVLDKLQVERERGITVKAQTASLFYTHQGQQHLLNLIDTPGHVDFSYEVSRSISACQGVLLIVDANQGIQAQTVANFYLAFETQLTIIPVINKIDLKNADPERVESQIEKVFDIPREDCIRISAKLGTNVEKILQAVVERIPPPAAIVGDPFKALVFDSNFDHYRGVVANIAVFAGHVKKGDKIVSAHLGKTYEVNELGLLRPEEHPTQKLFAGQVGYLTAGMKNVKEAQVGDTLYCKDQPVEALPGFKPAKAMVFAGMYPVDQSEYPGLRSAIERLTLNDLSVTVQTDSSLALGAGWRLGFLGLLHMEVFNQRLEQEYNASVIITAPTVPYKAVLSSPKLIKEHGKEEITVVNPALFPDRSVVSEYLEPMVLGTILAPDTYTGKIMTLCLSRRGVQNNMVYVDEHRVMMKYLFPLNEIVVDFYDLLKSMSSGYARARAYSTGKVICERLKDSIPRHLFEIAIQAAIGSKIIARETIKAYRKNVLAKCYGGDITRKMKLLKKQAEGKKKMRRIGNVEVPKDVFLNVLKKKDK; encoded by the exons ATGATCGTTTCTGTATTCCACCGGTGGTGTGGAACGCCACTGCCTCGATGTGTTTTCctgtttaaaatgtgcagaaggaaaatgctaaattaTAGTACGAGTTATTCGGTCTTGAGACGTTGCTGGATGAAGAGACTGCCTGTTTTTTCTAATAATTTCAAGCAGCAGTTTTCGAACCTCAGCACACAAAGTGACAAG GAAGTCATTGACCTATCCAAGTTTCCtgtggatagaatcaggaatttTTGCATCATTGCACATATTGACCATGGTAAAAGCACACTGGCTGACCGACTATTGGAAATGACAG GCGCCATAGCAAAGACAGACAAGAATAAGCAAGTGCTGGACAAGCTCCAGGTGGAGCGAGAGAGAGGCATCACTGTGAAGGCACAGACGGCATCTTTGTTTTACACGCACCAAGGCCAGCAGCACCTATTGAACCTCATTGACACACCA GGTCACGTTGACTTCAGCTATGAAGTGTCTCGGTCCATATCTGCCTGTCAGGGTGTCCTGCTGATTGTCGACGCAAATCAG GGCATTCAAGCGCAGACAGTGGCCAACTTCTACCTGGCTTTTGAAACTCAGCTCACCATCATTCCTGTCATTAACAAG ATTGATTTGAAAAATGCGGATCCAGAGAGGGTGGAGTCACAGATTGAAAAGGTGTTTGATATTCCTCGTGAGGACTGCATTCGG ATTTCTGCTAAACTGGGTACAAACGTTGAAAAGATTCTCCAAGCGGTTGTGGAGAGAATCCCACC GCCTGCGGCAATTGTTGGTGACCCCTTCAAAGCACTAGTCTTTGACTCCAATTTTGACCACTACAGAGGAGTAGTGGCGAACATCGCTGTGTTTGCGGGTCATGTCAAAAAAGGGGACAAGATCGTGTCGGCACATCTTGGCAAAACCTACGAGGTCAACGAGCTGGGACTTCTTCGCCCGGAGGAGCACCCAACTCAGAAACT ATTTGCTGGACAGGTGGGCTACCTCACAGCGGGGATGAAGAACGTAAAGGAGGCGCAAGTTGGGGACACCCTCTACTGCAAAGACCAGCCAGTGGAAGCACTGCCCGGCTTTAAACCAGCCAAAGCGATGGTGTTTGCTG GTATGTATCCAGTGGACCAGTCGGAATACCCGGGCCTTCGTAGCGCCATCGAGAGACTGACGCTAAACGATTTAAGTGTCACAGTGCAGACAGACAGCAGTTTGGCTCTCGGAGCTGGTTGGAG GCTGGGCTTTCTGGGACTCCTTCATATGGAGGTGTTTAATCAGAGGCTGGAGCAGGAATACAACGCCTCTGTTATCATAACAGCGCCAACCGTGCCTTATAAGGCGGTGCTCTCGTCACCTAAACTCATCAAG GAACATGGCAAGGAGGAGATCACAGTAGTGAACCCAGCTCTGTTTCCAGACAGATCGGTAGTGTCGGAGTATTTAGAGCCGATGGTGCTGGGGACCATTTTAGCACCTGACACATACACTGGCAAGATTATGACTCTTTGTTTG AGTCGCAGAGGCGTCCAGAACAATATGGTGTACGTAGATGAACATCGTGTGATGATGAAGTATCTCTTCCCTTTAAATGAAATTGTTGTGGATTTCTATGACCTCCTCAAGTCTATGTCTTCTGGATATGCCAG AGCACGTGCATACAGCACTGGAAAAGTCATATGTGAGCGACTCAAGGATTCCATACCAAGGCATTTGTTTGAGATTGCTATACAAGCAGCTATTGGAAGTAAAATCATTGCAAGAGAGAC AATAAAGGCGTACAGAAAAAATGTCCTCGCAAAATGT TATGGAGGTGACATAACACGCAAGATGAAGCTCCTGAAGAAACAGGCAGAAGGCAAAAAGAAGATGAGGCGTATTGGCAATGTGGAAGTACCCAAAGATGTTTTTCTTAATGTTctgaagaaaaaagacaaatag
- the guf1 gene encoding translation factor Guf1, mitochondrial isoform X2 gives MSAPERRKMLNYSTSYSVLRRCWMKRLPVFSNNFKQQFSNLSTQSDKEVIDLSKFPVDRIRNFCIIAHIDHGKSTLADRLLEMTGAIAKTDKNKQVLDKLQVERERGITVKAQTASLFYTHQGQQHLLNLIDTPGHVDFSYEVSRSISACQGVLLIVDANQGIQAQTVANFYLAFETQLTIIPVINKIDLKNADPERVESQIEKVFDIPREDCIRISAKLGTNVEKILQAVVERIPPPAAIVGDPFKALVFDSNFDHYRGVVANIAVFAGHVKKGDKIVSAHLGKTYEVNELGLLRPEEHPTQKLFAGQVGYLTAGMKNVKEAQVGDTLYCKDQPVEALPGFKPAKAMVFAGMYPVDQSEYPGLRSAIERLTLNDLSVTVQTDSSLALGAGWRLGFLGLLHMEVFNQRLEQEYNASVIITAPTVPYKAVLSSPKLIKEHGKEEITVVNPALFPDRSVVSEYLEPMVLGTILAPDTYTGKIMTLCLSRRGVQNNMVYVDEHRVMMKYLFPLNEIVVDFYDLLKSMSSGYASFDYENAGYQTADLRKMDILLNGRPVEELTVIVNRARAYSTGKVICERLKDSIPRHLFEIAIQAAIGSKIIARETIKAYRKNVLAKCYGGDITRKMKLLKKQAEGKKKMRRIGNVEVPKDVFLNVLKKKDK, from the exons ATGTCAGCGCCCGAGAG aaggaaaatgctaaattaTAGTACGAGTTATTCGGTCTTGAGACGTTGCTGGATGAAGAGACTGCCTGTTTTTTCTAATAATTTCAAGCAGCAGTTTTCGAACCTCAGCACACAAAGTGACAAG GAAGTCATTGACCTATCCAAGTTTCCtgtggatagaatcaggaatttTTGCATCATTGCACATATTGACCATGGTAAAAGCACACTGGCTGACCGACTATTGGAAATGACAG GCGCCATAGCAAAGACAGACAAGAATAAGCAAGTGCTGGACAAGCTCCAGGTGGAGCGAGAGAGAGGCATCACTGTGAAGGCACAGACGGCATCTTTGTTTTACACGCACCAAGGCCAGCAGCACCTATTGAACCTCATTGACACACCA GGTCACGTTGACTTCAGCTATGAAGTGTCTCGGTCCATATCTGCCTGTCAGGGTGTCCTGCTGATTGTCGACGCAAATCAG GGCATTCAAGCGCAGACAGTGGCCAACTTCTACCTGGCTTTTGAAACTCAGCTCACCATCATTCCTGTCATTAACAAG ATTGATTTGAAAAATGCGGATCCAGAGAGGGTGGAGTCACAGATTGAAAAGGTGTTTGATATTCCTCGTGAGGACTGCATTCGG ATTTCTGCTAAACTGGGTACAAACGTTGAAAAGATTCTCCAAGCGGTTGTGGAGAGAATCCCACC GCCTGCGGCAATTGTTGGTGACCCCTTCAAAGCACTAGTCTTTGACTCCAATTTTGACCACTACAGAGGAGTAGTGGCGAACATCGCTGTGTTTGCGGGTCATGTCAAAAAAGGGGACAAGATCGTGTCGGCACATCTTGGCAAAACCTACGAGGTCAACGAGCTGGGACTTCTTCGCCCGGAGGAGCACCCAACTCAGAAACT ATTTGCTGGACAGGTGGGCTACCTCACAGCGGGGATGAAGAACGTAAAGGAGGCGCAAGTTGGGGACACCCTCTACTGCAAAGACCAGCCAGTGGAAGCACTGCCCGGCTTTAAACCAGCCAAAGCGATGGTGTTTGCTG GTATGTATCCAGTGGACCAGTCGGAATACCCGGGCCTTCGTAGCGCCATCGAGAGACTGACGCTAAACGATTTAAGTGTCACAGTGCAGACAGACAGCAGTTTGGCTCTCGGAGCTGGTTGGAG GCTGGGCTTTCTGGGACTCCTTCATATGGAGGTGTTTAATCAGAGGCTGGAGCAGGAATACAACGCCTCTGTTATCATAACAGCGCCAACCGTGCCTTATAAGGCGGTGCTCTCGTCACCTAAACTCATCAAG GAACATGGCAAGGAGGAGATCACAGTAGTGAACCCAGCTCTGTTTCCAGACAGATCGGTAGTGTCGGAGTATTTAGAGCCGATGGTGCTGGGGACCATTTTAGCACCTGACACATACACTGGCAAGATTATGACTCTTTGTTTG AGTCGCAGAGGCGTCCAGAACAATATGGTGTACGTAGATGAACATCGTGTGATGATGAAGTATCTCTTCCCTTTAAATGAAATTGTTGTGGATTTCTATGACCTCCTCAAGTCTATGTCTTCTGGATATGCCAG CTTTGATTATGAAAATGCAGGCTACCAGACGGCTGACCTTAGAAAGATGGATATTCTATTGAATGGGCGGCCGGTGGAAGAACTCACCGTAATTGTGAACAG AGCACGTGCATACAGCACTGGAAAAGTCATATGTGAGCGACTCAAGGATTCCATACCAAGGCATTTGTTTGAGATTGCTATACAAGCAGCTATTGGAAGTAAAATCATTGCAAGAGAGAC AATAAAGGCGTACAGAAAAAATGTCCTCGCAAAATGT TATGGAGGTGACATAACACGCAAGATGAAGCTCCTGAAGAAACAGGCAGAAGGCAAAAAGAAGATGAGGCGTATTGGCAATGTGGAAGTACCCAAAGATGTTTTTCTTAATGTTctgaagaaaaaagacaaatag
- the guf1 gene encoding translation factor Guf1, mitochondrial isoform X1 produces MIVSVFHRWCGTPLPRCVFLFKMCRRKMLNYSTSYSVLRRCWMKRLPVFSNNFKQQFSNLSTQSDKEVIDLSKFPVDRIRNFCIIAHIDHGKSTLADRLLEMTGAIAKTDKNKQVLDKLQVERERGITVKAQTASLFYTHQGQQHLLNLIDTPGHVDFSYEVSRSISACQGVLLIVDANQGIQAQTVANFYLAFETQLTIIPVINKIDLKNADPERVESQIEKVFDIPREDCIRISAKLGTNVEKILQAVVERIPPPAAIVGDPFKALVFDSNFDHYRGVVANIAVFAGHVKKGDKIVSAHLGKTYEVNELGLLRPEEHPTQKLFAGQVGYLTAGMKNVKEAQVGDTLYCKDQPVEALPGFKPAKAMVFAGMYPVDQSEYPGLRSAIERLTLNDLSVTVQTDSSLALGAGWRLGFLGLLHMEVFNQRLEQEYNASVIITAPTVPYKAVLSSPKLIKEHGKEEITVVNPALFPDRSVVSEYLEPMVLGTILAPDTYTGKIMTLCLSRRGVQNNMVYVDEHRVMMKYLFPLNEIVVDFYDLLKSMSSGYASFDYENAGYQTADLRKMDILLNGRPVEELTVIVNRARAYSTGKVICERLKDSIPRHLFEIAIQAAIGSKIIARETIKAYRKNVLAKCYGGDITRKMKLLKKQAEGKKKMRRIGNVEVPKDVFLNVLKKKDK; encoded by the exons ATGATCGTTTCTGTATTCCACCGGTGGTGTGGAACGCCACTGCCTCGATGTGTTTTCctgtttaaaatgtgcagaaggaaaatgctaaattaTAGTACGAGTTATTCGGTCTTGAGACGTTGCTGGATGAAGAGACTGCCTGTTTTTTCTAATAATTTCAAGCAGCAGTTTTCGAACCTCAGCACACAAAGTGACAAG GAAGTCATTGACCTATCCAAGTTTCCtgtggatagaatcaggaatttTTGCATCATTGCACATATTGACCATGGTAAAAGCACACTGGCTGACCGACTATTGGAAATGACAG GCGCCATAGCAAAGACAGACAAGAATAAGCAAGTGCTGGACAAGCTCCAGGTGGAGCGAGAGAGAGGCATCACTGTGAAGGCACAGACGGCATCTTTGTTTTACACGCACCAAGGCCAGCAGCACCTATTGAACCTCATTGACACACCA GGTCACGTTGACTTCAGCTATGAAGTGTCTCGGTCCATATCTGCCTGTCAGGGTGTCCTGCTGATTGTCGACGCAAATCAG GGCATTCAAGCGCAGACAGTGGCCAACTTCTACCTGGCTTTTGAAACTCAGCTCACCATCATTCCTGTCATTAACAAG ATTGATTTGAAAAATGCGGATCCAGAGAGGGTGGAGTCACAGATTGAAAAGGTGTTTGATATTCCTCGTGAGGACTGCATTCGG ATTTCTGCTAAACTGGGTACAAACGTTGAAAAGATTCTCCAAGCGGTTGTGGAGAGAATCCCACC GCCTGCGGCAATTGTTGGTGACCCCTTCAAAGCACTAGTCTTTGACTCCAATTTTGACCACTACAGAGGAGTAGTGGCGAACATCGCTGTGTTTGCGGGTCATGTCAAAAAAGGGGACAAGATCGTGTCGGCACATCTTGGCAAAACCTACGAGGTCAACGAGCTGGGACTTCTTCGCCCGGAGGAGCACCCAACTCAGAAACT ATTTGCTGGACAGGTGGGCTACCTCACAGCGGGGATGAAGAACGTAAAGGAGGCGCAAGTTGGGGACACCCTCTACTGCAAAGACCAGCCAGTGGAAGCACTGCCCGGCTTTAAACCAGCCAAAGCGATGGTGTTTGCTG GTATGTATCCAGTGGACCAGTCGGAATACCCGGGCCTTCGTAGCGCCATCGAGAGACTGACGCTAAACGATTTAAGTGTCACAGTGCAGACAGACAGCAGTTTGGCTCTCGGAGCTGGTTGGAG GCTGGGCTTTCTGGGACTCCTTCATATGGAGGTGTTTAATCAGAGGCTGGAGCAGGAATACAACGCCTCTGTTATCATAACAGCGCCAACCGTGCCTTATAAGGCGGTGCTCTCGTCACCTAAACTCATCAAG GAACATGGCAAGGAGGAGATCACAGTAGTGAACCCAGCTCTGTTTCCAGACAGATCGGTAGTGTCGGAGTATTTAGAGCCGATGGTGCTGGGGACCATTTTAGCACCTGACACATACACTGGCAAGATTATGACTCTTTGTTTG AGTCGCAGAGGCGTCCAGAACAATATGGTGTACGTAGATGAACATCGTGTGATGATGAAGTATCTCTTCCCTTTAAATGAAATTGTTGTGGATTTCTATGACCTCCTCAAGTCTATGTCTTCTGGATATGCCAG CTTTGATTATGAAAATGCAGGCTACCAGACGGCTGACCTTAGAAAGATGGATATTCTATTGAATGGGCGGCCGGTGGAAGAACTCACCGTAATTGTGAACAG AGCACGTGCATACAGCACTGGAAAAGTCATATGTGAGCGACTCAAGGATTCCATACCAAGGCATTTGTTTGAGATTGCTATACAAGCAGCTATTGGAAGTAAAATCATTGCAAGAGAGAC AATAAAGGCGTACAGAAAAAATGTCCTCGCAAAATGT TATGGAGGTGACATAACACGCAAGATGAAGCTCCTGAAGAAACAGGCAGAAGGCAAAAAGAAGATGAGGCGTATTGGCAATGTGGAAGTACCCAAAGATGTTTTTCTTAATGTTctgaagaaaaaagacaaatag